Within the Meriones unguiculatus strain TT.TT164.6M chromosome 2, Bangor_MerUng_6.1, whole genome shotgun sequence genome, the region GGTAGGTGGGGAGGGAGGCCGAATGCTTGAGGTAGACCCGACTTAGGGTACCAGTGAGAAGAAATGCAATTTCCAAAGCTTTTTTTCCCAGCAGAGGAGACTACTCGAGGTTTTTGGTCCCTGGGCCTCAGAGTTGCTCTGCCCTCTCCGCAGGCATCGGCCCCGATGGGCACATCGCGTTCAATGAGCCAGGCTCCAGTCTGGTGTCCCGGACCCGTGTGAAGACTCTGGCCATGGACACCATCCTAGCCAACGCTAGATTCTTTGAGGGCGATCTCACCAAGGTGCCCACCATGGCCCTGACGGTGGGTGTGGGCACTGTCATGGATGCTAAAGAGGTAAGCACTCAAGGGCTCAGTCTGCCAGCCTCCGCTGAGGTCGGGCAGAGGGTTATTTTATTGTAACTTTTAAGCTATACAGGCACCGACTATACATTCTTATTAAAGCTGAACTCTTCATAAATAAAGCTAAACTGCCAGCTGGTCTTAACACTGTTTCTCCTCCGGCTTTGGAGGTGAGGTCATTCCCGGGATGAGGGCAGCCTCTGAGGATCTTGTTTATGCCTTAGGGGCCAAGGCCTGGCGTCTCTTTGCTCATGTACACCCTTCATACAGCTTGTGGGCTGAGGTTCCCGCACCACTAATGGAGGAATAAGAATTTGTACCTGCCCGGGTACTGAGCAGATGCTTTTGGTACCTGTAGTTAGTCTCTGAAAGGACTCATCTCCTGCAGCCCAAGTTTTCTGCGTCACTAGTCGTGCAGTAAAATGTGTTTAGAACATCTGGGGCTGAATTTAGTGAGGTTTTTCTCCTAGAAAatcagatattttaattttatctttgtggtttcagttttcttACTGTGTCTAAGttttattctatcttatttttCAAAATCATATTTCTCACGGGTGTCTGTATGCGTGTGTATGCAAATACAGGTCACAGCATTCTCGTGGAGCTCAccactcctttcttccctctttccaccGTGTGGGACCCAGGGATGAtgtcagattgtcaggcttggctgcaagcgcCTCTGCTTGCTGAGCCATTCCTTGGTCCATGTGTTTAAACTTTGaagctcttctttctttctggggtATTATAcccgggggggtgggggtggaatgGCCGTCGATGTTTACTTTCCAAGCATCTCCGCTCAAGTCTACAAGTAAGCGCCTAAATCCGTGGAAAGGTGAACGTTAGTGAATTATGGCATCTGGATTTCCCCTGGGTGGCCCGAATTGGTCCCCCAGTGTCTGCCTTGCCCCGGCAGGGAGGGCATCTGATCTGGGAAAGGGCAGGAAGGGAGTCAGTGCTTTAGTCTCCTCCCTGCGCCTCCGTGTTGAGTCCTTTAAGAGGTGAGcagtagtgcacgcctttaatcccagcacttgggaggcagagccaattgatctcttgagttcaaggccagcctggactacagagtgagttctaggccagccagaactacacacagtgagaccctgtctcaagttgGCCACCCCATGGGGGGAGTGGAGGgcttcagatgaaaggggagtgGAGGgcttcagatgaaaggggagtcTGTAGAGCTGAGTTCTTTAAGGTCACCTCTCAACATCTGTGTTCTTGGTGTCTTAGCTCTGGAGTAGAGCCCTGCCTTTGCTTTCTACAACAGAAAACACCACACTGAGACGCACTGGCATTGTCAATGCTCTGAACTTGAGAGAGAGCAGACAAGAGGACCCAGCCCTGAGAGTCAGCCTCGGGGCCTGCAGATGACCCCCCCACAGCCTCCCAGGCTGCCATGTCTCCATCACTGGCCTGTCTTCCCCAGGTGATGATCCTCATCACGGGTGCTCACAAGGCTTTCGCTCTGTACAAAGCCATCGAGGAGGGTGTGAACCATATGTGGACCGTGTCGGCCTTCCAGCAGCACCCCCGCTCGGTGTTCGTGTGTGATGAGGATGCCACCTTGGAGCTGAAAGTGAAGACAGTCAAGTATTTCAAAGGTGAGGTTCAGGCAGTGGAGAAGCCCTGGGCAGGCTTGTTTggggggatggagggatggaacTGGCTGTTGTTCtgggttttatttcattttttctttgtttatttgaatcagggtctcacttgtgtagctctggctgacctgatactagctttgtagaccagactggccttgaactcgcagaaatttgcctgcctctgcctcctgggttgcTGGGAGTAAAGGTTTGCACATCACACCCTgcacctgttttattttttattttctgacagGGCCTCACTTTATAGCCTCCATATTGTGATCCTgtttcagcctcttgagtgctggaattagaggcattaCTACCACACCTGACTTATTCTGAACATTTTAATCTGCACCTGTaatctttttaaaactatttttgttttatattgatCCGTGTGCATATGtaatgcatgtgtatacacatatatacatatatacacacatgttctatttttaaagatttatttattttatgtatatgaacaccgTTTTCATGCACATCGGAAGAGGAAATCAAATTCTATTACAGATGGTTGccgttgctgggacttgaactcaggacctctggaagagcagccagtgctcttaacttactgaggcatctctccagccccctttttatttgtttaatttgtgtttgtgtgcatgcatgtgtgtgcatgcatgtgagtgtgagtGATGTATGCATGTTTAAATGCCGTGGTATACAGTCAGAGGGCAAGtttggagttggttctttccacctaactttatgtgggctctggggatgaaACTTAGGTGGCCAGGCttatacagcaagcacttttacccaccaagccatcttgctggcccaccATCTATGACCTCAGTAATAGGCAAACCCAACTGCTCCATGATATGGTCATCCATTTTTCTATCCCTAACTGGAAGGGTCTGTTTCTGGCGATCTGTTACTGACGAGTCAAGGAGATGCAGTCATAGACCATGTGCTGTGCTAACCGTGCAAGACATAGAGCCTTGAGTTTTCTCTGTCAGACCTCAGCCAGGGATTTCTCCTCTAGCTGGGGCACTAAGCCAGCTCTGTGGGAATCTTTGTTAACTTTAGAAGGATGCCTGCTAGCGCAGTTGAAAGGATAGCTTTTCTAGAGTGCCTGCCCAGGAATTGGAAAACCCTAGTTTTAAGCAAAATGACCATCCTCATTCGTTAAGCAGCTAAATCAGAATTTCCCCTTTGCTTAAAAGACTCATCTTTACACAGCCCACTCCCACAGCAGGGCTGAAGTTGTGAACTCTGTCACTGCTCCCCAGAAACAAACTCTCTTTAGCGTTTGGTGATCGCAGGATCAAAGTCCGCTCTGGGCCGTTTGGGGGCCTCACAGGGCTCCCCTGAGAGCTGCGGAACTTGCGCCTGGATTGACTCCTTTGCTTTAAACTTGTTACAGGCCTGATGCTTGTTCATAACAAGTTGGTGGACCCCCTGTACAGtatgaaagagaaggaaactcaGAAGAGCCAGTCTACTAAGAAGCCATACAGCGACTAGCCTGTGCCAGATATGGCACTGGGTACCTCAGAGGGGCAGACGGGTCTTTCTGGAAATTGTCTGTAGGAGAATAGAATTACTTTTCAGTTCACTGTGGTTGCTGCAGGTCCTGGGCTGGGCACATCTGTCCGGGGACTTTAGCTATGGGGAATATTGTTTATAAGTTTGCCCCTTCTTTTTTAGTCCCGGGTGTTGAacacagggccttgcacatgccaggcaagtgctcaacTATCTGAGATATGTCCCCAACCTTCTACCCCCTTTTCATGATTATTTGTAACAATCAGAGGTCATCTCCATGACTGACTGTCATTATACACAAGTGAGGACCCTCAGCTTTCCTTTCTGCCCTACATACGTGGCCAGCACACTCCGGCAAGAAATCCTATCTGTATGTGCTCTCTCTCTTGTGTGGACAGGGATTAGGGCTTGTGCACTTTGGACCATAACCTTTTTGGAGTCTTGGAAGCCCTCCTTCTGCATCCTTGCCCATTGAGAATCCGTTTTAAAGAATACTCTTCCAGAACCTGAATTAGGCACAAGGAAGCAGCCCTTCCTGCCGGAACCAAGCACCCTCAGAAGCCTTTTCCTTGTTGGCGTTGTGTGGATGTTCTTTTCCCTGTCGGGAGTCAGCCTTTCTGTAAATAGGCTTTCTGGGTAGGACTGGGCATGAAGGCTAAGGTGGCTTTCCCAGATAAACTCAAAGCTTCCAAAGGCCAACCATGTCTTGTTCTCTTCAAGATTCCCACAAGAGAAAGGTGGAAGCCCTTTTTCCTGTCAGAGCTGTTTTCTCAAAGGCTTCTTAGACACTCCCTCGGATAATAGACACAGTCATGGCTTCAGTGTTTTTCACCCAAGGTGGAGACCTGGCCTCTGCACACGCATGTGCTGAGCTCTCCTGCGTCCTCAGAGCTGAGTGCCAAGGTTACACACACGCTAGTACTGTCTCCTAGCTTAAACCACCCTGTCATTCCCACCTCTCAGGTTTTTAAGGCTTCCTCTAATGTTCTCAGAGTACCAGAAATGCAAACCTTCTACCCCCTTCCCAGGTTCCTCTGCTTGGCTTGTCTATATCTCCAGTCTTTGTGGTGTGGTCGGTGCCTCTTCTCTTTGTGCCTGTCTGAAGCTCCAGCTGCCTGTTTCCAGGAGAGGTTTTCAGATCCTGGCCCAAGCCCTCTAGAAGTACCGTGTTTGGTACCGGCATTTCGTTTGTAGTTTTTatatgtgattgtgatgtcattctGTGTTAAGCTAAAGGATCAGTGGTCTTGTTTACAATGTGATATTTTCTATTAAAtctaatattttcaaataaaatgtgtCATTTGTGGATTTTGACATTCTCCTGAGTTActgctctgttgctgtgaagacaccatgaccaaggcaacttatttgGAAAGAGCATTTACTGGGGACAGTTTCAGAGCATCGTCGTCGTGATGGGGAGTGTGCAGCAGGCAGGCGTGATGCCAGTGCGGCAGCTGAGCTTACATCGTACCTgcaagatggaggcagaaagggagagagactgGACCTGGTGTGTCCCaagtgacacacctccaacaagaccacacctcccaaTTCTTCCTAAACtgtccaccaactgggaaccacaatgttcaaatacatgagcctatgggggccattcttatcaAAACCTCCCTAGAGTGCAGGCTTACCTATTTGGGGGACCCCTGGTAAACATGGTGTTGAAAGAGTAGATCGCAGCCTGTAGTCTGCAGCCTGTAGTCTGCAGCCTagatcctttttcttttctttttttttttttttttccttcccttagCTCTGGGGCCTGAGGCTGGGTACTACCTGGATCCTGCACACGGGACCCACTCTGCTCCCAGTCCTTACATTTGGAGAAACCTGAGTGAATTACAGAATGGTACTAGGACAGTGGGAAGCAGCAAGCTGTACAGGAAACTTTAGGGGTGTTTAATATAGTCTGAGGTTGGACAAAACggaaagaaaaataagtataGTGCTTTGGGAAGTGTAAAAAAAGCTGCCACTGAACCCTAATCTCTACCAGCAGAGAATAATTGAAAATCAGGAGTGCTCAGTTAATCTAGTGAAGATGTTTGATCTGCTTGACACTGAGGTACCGTTCAGGACTGGTAAACTAATGAGCAGGAAAAGCATGTAATAAGGGGTGAACATGGCACCCTACGCCatatttgaataagaatggccccataggctcatacattGAATGCTTGCTTAGTCACCAAGGAGTAGCACtatatttgaaaggattagaaggattaggaggtgtgaccttgttggaagacctacgtcactggaggtgggctttgaggtttcaaaagcctagaCCATGcccagaatctctctctctctctccagatcAGGATGtggctctcagctactgcccagTGCCTGGCTGCATGacaccatgctccctgccgtgATGATGacagactaaccctctgaaaataagcaaacccccaattaaatgctttcttttataagagttgccttggtcattgtgcctcttcacagcaatagaacagtgactaacacACACCCTAAATTAGTGAGGAATAAACATAGCATAGATTCATACTCTATTCTCACAAATGACAATTATCTCTTCCATCTTAAAGATGAAAAAAGACTAAAAATTAAGTGCATATGTGACAAACAGTTGGACTAAACAAATGGGCAATACATTGTAATGTTCTGACAGAATCTGAGATCTACCCTGgcaatcagctattaaaaatatggcAGGGGTCAGAGATGCTGCTCAGTGGATGTTTGCCTAGAACCAAGAAGCTCTGGAGTTAACACAGCACCACTGTAACATTAACAGATGCATGTATGGTTAAGTGATGTCATCGGCCAATGAAGTCAACATAACCAATTAAGGAGGTACAATATGAAAGTGGGggctgtctgtaatcccagcactcaggagacagaggcaggtggatctctgtgatctcaagaccagcctagtctacatagtgagttccaggacagccagagctacatagtgagactctgtctcaaaaacaaaacaaaacaaaacccaaacaaaagaaagtggagaatgttgtaggatatttgatcccattgtgaacccagAGATTTTGAACTATAAAAACCAGTTTCTCTTTGTGGAATGGCTCAGCCCTGAcatacacctttaacccaagctttctgtttactgtaaacagtACTTGTGGTTtgggctcagccctagcacacacctttaatccaagagctaaataaagtcaaccataggtcaagaggcagggcaagaaaccagctgacaggaaataaacagaaaggagggacattaaGAGAAGAGTATATAGGACAacatgaaggaggaggagctttgagattttggctttttctttttgggATGTGAGCTAAGTAGAAAGGCTTTTTCCTTCAAGGATGTCAGCTAAGAAGGtaagtcagctgggtgc harbors:
- the Gnpda1 gene encoding glucosamine-6-phosphate isomerase 1 isoform X2, with the translated sequence MKLIILEHYSQASEWAAKYIRNRIIQFNPGPDKYFTLGLPTGSTPLGCYQKLIEYYKNGDLSFKYVKTFNMDEYVGLPREHPESYHSFMWNNFFKHIDIHPENTHILDGNAPDLQAECDAFEDKIQAAGGIELFVGGIGPDGHIAFNEPGSSLVSRTRVKTLAMDTILANARFFEGDLTKVPTMALTVGVGTVMDAKEVMILITGAHKAFALYKAIEEGVNHMWTVSAFQQHPRSVFVCDEDATLELKVKTVKYFKDQDVALSYCPVPGCMTPCSLP
- the Gnpda1 gene encoding glucosamine-6-phosphate isomerase 1 isoform X1; the encoded protein is MKLIILEHYSQASEWAAKYIRNRIIQFNPGPDKYFTLGLPTGSTPLGCYQKLIEYYKNGDLSFKYVKTFNMDEYVGLPREHPESYHSFMWNNFFKHIDIHPENTHILDGNAPDLQAECDAFEDKIQAAGGIELFVGGIGPDGHIAFNEPGSSLVSRTRVKTLAMDTILANARFFEGDLTKVPTMALTVGVGTVMDAKEVMILITGAHKAFALYKAIEEGVNHMWTVSAFQQHPRSVFVCDEDATLELKVKTVKYFKGLMLVHNKLVDPLYSMKEKETQKSQSTKKPYSD